The DNA window TCTCTAGGCAGCATCCCCAGGATCTTACCGTCTCTAGGCAGCATCCCCAGGATCTTACCGTCTCTAGGTAGCATCCCCAGGATCGTACCTCCTCTAGGTAGCATCCCCAGGATCGTACCTCCTCTAGGTAGTACCTCCTCTAGGCAGCATCCCCAGGATCTTACCGTCTCTAGGTAGCATCACCAGGATCTTACAGTCTCTAGGTAATACCCCCTCTAGGCAGCATCCCCAGGATCTTACCTCCTCTAGGCAGCATCCCCAGGATCTTACCTCCTCTAGGCAGCATCCCCAGGATCTTACCTCCTCTAGGCAGCATCCCCAGGATCTTACCTCCTCTAGGCAGCATCCCCAGGATCTTACCTCCTCTAGGCAGCATCCCCAGGATCTTACCTCCTCTAGGCAGCATCCCCAGGATCTTACCTCCTCTAGGCAGCATCCCCAGGATCTTACCTCCTCTAGGCAGCATCCCCAGGATCTTACCTCCTCTAGGCAGCATCCCCAGGATCTTACCGTCTCTAGGCAGTATCCCCACCACAGGACTCTTGTCCACCCAGGTGTAGAGGTCTCTGTCCAGGTATTGGTCCAGCTCAATCACCTTGTCTTTGGAGAGCTGGGTCATGCCATGATCACTGGTCACAATCAGGTTCACACTTTCGTACAGACCTAGGAATGCAGTCAAAACACAACTAATTACATTTAAATTGACCAAtaattaaatatttattttgtgaATTGATCAATTACATGCGTTTCTTGCTAAATTGATTAAAGCACAAGGTAATCTTTCTAAATTGGGTCGTGCATCATCAGCTCCTCTTGTCGTGTCAGTCATTGCAGACCTTAGAGAGTTATGTATAGCtggtcagaaatgtccagattaACTATCCCAGTCAGCTCAtgttttttagcccatagattttgTAGTAATGTTCGAGTGTCTCAAATATCACGAGTACACATAAAACATGGCAAAATacatagaattgcatgaaaatatgctttaaaactgcaaaatgttctctgtaccccatgacaaaatgttctctgtaccccatgacaaaatgttctCTGTAcccccatgacaaaatgttctctgtaccccatgacaaaatgttctCTGTACCCCCATGACAAACTGTTCTCTGTACCCCCATGACAAACTGTTCTCTGTACCCCCATGACAAACTGTTCTCTGTACCCCCATGACAAACTGTTCTGTACCCCCATGACAAACTATTCTCTGTACCCCCATGACAAACTATTCTCTGTACCCCCATGACAAACTGTTCTCTGTacccccatgacaaaatgtgctCTGTACCCCCATGACAAACTGTTCTCTGTACCCCCATGACAAACTGTTCTCTGTACCCCCATGACAAACTGTTCTCTGTACCCCCATGACAAACTGTTCTCTGTACCCCATGACAAACTGTTCTCTGTACCCCCATGACAAACTGTTCTCTGTACCCCCATGACAAACTGTTCTCTGTACCCCCATGACAAACTGTTCTCTGTACCCCCATGACAAACTGTTCTCTGTACCCCCATGACAAACTGTTCTCTGTACCCCCATGACAAACTGTTCTCTgtaccccatgacaaaatgttctCTGTAcccccatgacaaaatgttctctgtaccccatgacaaaatgtgtagaatagcaggaaataaGATGTAAACCTGCAACATGTTCTCTCTGCCAACAAGAGGGGGGTGAACAGTTTAATACTGGAAGGGGGGTGAACAGTTTAATACTGGAAGGGGGGTGAACAGTTTAATACTGGAAGGGGGGGGTGAACAGTTTAATACTGGAAGGGGGGGGTGAACAGTTTAATGCTGGAAGGGGGGGGTGAACAGTTTAATGCTGGAAGGGGGAGGGTGAACAGTTTAATACTGGAAGGGGGGGTGAACATTTTAATGCTGGAAGGGGGGGTGAACAGTTTAATACTGGAAGGGGGGGTGAACAGTTTAATACTGGAAGGGGGGGTGAACAGTTTAATGCTGGAAGGGGGGGTGAACAGTTTAATGCTGGAAGGGGGGGTGAACAGTTTAATGCTGGAAGGGGGGGTGAACAGTTTAATGCTGGAAGGGGGGGTGAACAGTTTAATGCTGGAAGGGGGGGTGAACAGTTTAATGCTGGAAGGGGGGGTGAACAGTTTAATGCTGGAAGGGGGGGTGAACAGTTTAATGCTGGAAGGGGGGGTGAACAGTTTAATACTGGAAGGGGGGGTGAACAGTTTAATGCTGGAAGGGGGGGTGAACAGTTTAATACTGGAAGGGGGTGAACAGTTTAATACTGGAAGGGGGGTGAACAGTTTAAtactggaaggggggggggggggtgaacagttGTCACAGTGCTTGTGCCTATACAAATAGACATTGCAGGGGGGAACATTATGATCTAGATAAGGGGTTGCTAATGTATAATGTACATAGGCAGCAGGTACAGACCCATCTTGCGCAGCTCATTGCGGAGGAAGCCCAGCTTGTCGTCGATATCAGCAATGACCGCGTCCATTAGAGGGTTCTCTGGGCCCAGATTGTGACCGCTCTCGTCAGGCTCCTCCCAGTATAACACGCCAAAGTCCACACCCCCCTGCACAGACCGAACCCCCTCCCCTGGCCTCTCCCCCATCAGCCAGGCTACCATCGTCTCCACGCGCCTCTCGAAGCTCAGCGATGCGTTGTACGGAAGGTAGCGTGACGGGTACGCCCCCCCGATCTCCACGTCCGACCCCGGCCACATCACCCCGCCGCTCCGCCCACCCTGCTTCTGATTGGTCACCCACAGAGGCTCTGCCCCAGCCCACCAGCGTGGCTCGTAGGCGCTATGCGTCTCCATGGAGAAGGAGGCGTTAAGGTCTGGGTCGTACATCTCGTTACCCACGATGCCATGCGTCTCGGCATGCAGCCCGGTGACCAGGGTGTAGTGGTCAGGGAAGGTTTTAGTGATGTaggtgttctcaacctgctcAACTATTGACCCTTCCTCCATCAGGGCATGGAAGTTAGGGGTGGGGACACGGTCCACGTAGTCCCAGCGGAACCCATCGAAGGACAGCAGCAGTAGCTTGGGGCGAGCCCCTCTGGTGGCCTGGTGGTGAGGATGGAGTGGGTGTcctggggtatagagagaggagaggataatgtTAGAATGACAACAGGCAACATAAAGCCTGCAACAAGAGGGACCAACACTGCTAGTAAAGGGGTAGGCAATGTATATCTCTTGCATTTTCCCTTGCTCCCTGGTCCTTGACCCTACTTCATGCACCCTGCCCCATGCTCCCTGGTCCTTGACCCTCACCCATGCTCCCTACCCCATGCTCCCTGGTCCTTGACCCTACTCCATGCTCCCTGGTCCTTGACCCTACTCCATGCTCCCTGCCCCATGCTCCCTGGTCCTTGACCCTACTCCATGCTCCCTGCCCCATCCTCCCTGGTCCTTGATCCTACCCCATCCTCCCTGGTCCTTGACCCTACTCCATGCTCCCTGCCCCATCTTCCCTGCCCCATGCTCCCTGCCCCATGACCCTACCCCATCCTCCCTGCCCCATGCTCCCTACTCCATGCTCCCTGCCCCATGCTCCCGGGGCCTTGACCCTACCCCATGCTCCCTACTCCCTGACCTCGGGTCCTTGACCCTACTCCATGCTCCCTGACCCTGGGTCCTTGACCCTACTCCATGCTCCCTGACCCTACCTTGGTGTCCATGGTGGTCCATCTGTAGGGAGGCCAGag is part of the Oncorhynchus kisutch isolate 150728-3 unplaced genomic scaffold, Okis_V2 scaffold606, whole genome shotgun sequence genome and encodes:
- the enpp5 gene encoding ectonucleotide pyrophosphatase/phosphodiesterase family member 5, producing MMLWSVMLGCSSRRGGSCYLGWLLTLTLTLPLASLQMDHHGHQGHPLHPHHQATRGARPKLLLLSFDGFRWDYVDRVPTPNFHALMEEGSIVEQVENTYITKTFPDHYTLVTGLHAETHGIVGNEMYDPDLNASFSMETHSAYEPRWWAGAEPLWVTNQKQGGRSGGVMWPGSDVEIGGAYPSRYLPYNASLSFERRVETMVAWLMGERPGEGVRSVQGGVDFGVLYWEEPDESGHNLGPENPLMDAVIADIDDKLGFLRNELRKMGLYESVNLIVTSDHGMTQLSKDKVIELDQYLDRDLYTWVDKSPVVGILPRDGKLEEVYSALVEANPNMVVYRREQIPERLHYRHNNRIMPIIIEAKEGWTITQNRTTGPHMLGNHGYDNTLPSMHPVLVARGPAFRQDYVKSSMRSVDLYPLMCHILSVRPRPNNGSLARVMDLLSEPSPPTHSTPLEGRYQPSFATALGVVLGVVMVTGFLVVIVKQMTLRQLPSRQSEMAQPLLLEELQL